CCCGACCCGGCTGAGCGCGAGCAGCGTCCGGTCGGTGACCTGGGTCTTGTGGCTGACGCTGATGCAGCGCGTCCCGGTGGCCAGTTCCGCGTTGGCCTCGGAGACCGCCGCCTCGGTGATCGTCGGCAGCACGCCGAAGCGCGGCGCCAGCGCACGGAACAGGACAGCCTCGTCCTCGCCGCAGCCGTAGATCGTGATTTCCGACGGCAGCGACGTGACCTGAGAATCGACGGTTCGCCCCGGCTCGCTGTAACCCATCCGCACAGTGAAGAGAGGCCGGTGTTGCCAGCACGTATGCGATTTTCAATATGCCGGCGATATGTTTCCGGCGGCGTTCCCGTCACACCAGCGCGGCGGCGACCTGGTCGAGTCGCGCCCCGCGGGAGGCTTTGACGAGCACCACGTCGCCGGCGGCGAGGTGGTCGCGCAGCCAGCCGATGGCGGCGTCGTTGTCGGCCAGCGCCACGGCTCGCTCCCCCGCTCCGGCGGCGAGCGGGCGCACGGCCTCGCCGACGGCGATCACCATGTCGGCCCGGGCGGCGGCGTACTCGCCCACGGCACGATGCTCGGCCTCGCTGGCCTGGCCGAGCTCGAGCATCTCGCCGAGCACGGCGATGCGGCGGCCGCCCTGCACGGCGAGCAGCGCGTCGAGGGCGGCGCGGGTCGAGTCCGGGCTGGCGTTGTAGGAGTCGTTGAGCAGCGTCACGCCGCCGGTGAGGTCGTGCCGCTCCATCCGCCACTTGGAGAGCGAGGCGGTGGCCAGCGCCGCCGCGGACGCGTCCGGCGTCACGCCGGTGGCCAGCGCCGCGGCAGTCGCCGCGGCCGCGTTGATCGCCTGGTGCGCCCCGACGAAGGGCAGCGTGAACGAGGCGGAGCCGGCGCCGGTGTGCAACGTGAAGGACGGGCGGCCGAGCCGGTCCAGGGTGAGGTCACGGATCTGGACGTCCGCGTCGCCGTAGCCGAAGGTCACCACCGGCCCGTCGGTCAGCGAACGCATCGCCGCCACCCGCCGATCATCGGCGTTGAGAACGGCTGTCCCGCCGGGCACCAGCCCCTGCACCAGCTCGCCCTTGGCCTTCGCGATCGCCTCCCGGGAACCGAACTCACCGAGGTGCGCCTTGCCCACGCTGGTGACGACGGCGACGTCGAGCGGGTACCGCGAGGTGAGCTTGGCGATGTCGTCGACGTGCCGGGCACCCATCTCGATGACCAGGAACCGGGTGTCCCGTCCGGCGCGCAGGATGGTCAGCGGCACCCCGAGCTCGTTGTTGCGGTTGGCGATCGTGGCGATCGTCGGCGCGCTGCTCGCCAGCACGGCTCCCAACTGGTCCTTGGTGCTGGTCTTGCCCTGCGAGCCGGTCACCCCGATCACTGTCAGCCCGTCCCGCAGGCGGCCGAGGACATGCTGGGCGAGCGCCTGCACGGCGGCCTGCGCGTCCGGCACCACCACGGTGGGCAGCTCGGTGGGCCGGGAACCGAGCACCGCGACGGCACCCGCCCGACCGGCCTGACCGGCGAAGTCATGACCGTCGACGCGCTCACCGTCGAACGCGACGAACAGGCCGCCCGGCTGGGCCTCCCGCCCGTCCAGCACCGCCGGAGCGGTCACCGTCACCGCGGGATCCCCCACCACGGTCCCAGCGACCACCGTGGCGATCTCCTCGAGACTGAGCGGGATCATGCCTGATCACCGCCGGAAACTGCATCGTGGAAGTTCATGCTTTCCAGTCAAGGTCGGCTCGTGTTGCCGGTGCGTATGCGATTTTCGATACGCCGGCGATACAGGCTGTGACCACACGCTCGCGCACGGCCCGGCCGTCGAGCGGCCGGGCCGTGCGTGAGCGGGGTGTTACGGCTTCAGCGGCGGGTAGTCCGGGTCGAGCAGGCCGTTCTCCTTGAGCAGCCCGTGCAGCGGGACCTGGTCCGGGTAGTGGCCCCAGGCGTGGTCACCGTCGCCGTCCGCGAGACCGAGCAGCTGCCGCTGCACCGGGGTGAGGCCGGGCAGGTCCGCCGACATCGCCTCGCGGCTGCGCACCCAGCGGTACGTGTACCCGAAGAAGACGCCCTTGCGGGTGATCTCCGAGTAGTTGTTCGAGCGGGCGTGCCAGATACGCCTGTCGAAGAAGACCGCGTCACCGGGGTTGGCGGTCACCTCGATCGCGCCGTCGGGGTTGGGCCACTCGACGTCCCGGCGCGGCGGGCCGGCGATCCAGTTGGTGAGGTGGCTGCCCGGCACGACCTGGAAGTTGCCCCGCCCGGTTTCCGAGACGTCGGACAGCCAGTACGCGAGCTTCACCGACAGCCGCGGCCGCGGGTCCGTCTCGATCTCGCGGTTCTGCCGGCCGCCGTCCTGGTGCCACTCGAACCGGAAGGGCTTCTTCTCGGTCAGCGGCGGGTGCACGTCGAGGTGCGAGTGGTACATGTGCACGTTCCAGCCGAGCATCGACCAGACCAGGCCGAACACCTTCGGATGGTCGAGCAGCGGCGCGAGTTCGTGGCAGCTCTCGACAGCGTTGAGCTTGTGCAGCGACCGGTCGGCGGCGAGCTTGCCGGCGGCGGCGTGCTCCTCGTAGACCCGGTCGACGGCGGCCGCGTAGTGGGCGACCTCGTCGTCGGAGAGCACGCCGGGCACGACGAGGAAACCGTCCCGCTCGAACGCGGCGCGCTGCTCGTCGGTCATTGCGGTGCCCGGATCGAGCCGGGTCGGGATGGGGGTGGTCACGAAGGGTCCTTCCTCCCGTGAACAGATTCCTGCTGCACGTGCGAACAACCCGCCCGGCTCGGCGCGCCGGCCGACGGGCACGATCGAGCGGTCGCCGGTACGGCGCCCGTTTCCTCGACCGTCCCGCCGGGGACCGCGGCGATCGCGCCGAGGCCGAGCGGGATCATGCCCAGGCGGAGCTGGCGCCGGCGATCCGCAGCGACAGCCACCCGGCCGCATCGACGGCGGGCGGCGGCCCGCTGGTGGGAAGGCGATGCACGGCGGCTGCTCGGCCATAGGTCACGCCGTGCAGTAAAGGCCACCCGATGTTGCGGCCACGTATGCGCTTTTCGATACGCCGACCATATGTGACCCGTCGGTAACTCCGGTGCCCCGGCCGGGTCAGCCGCCCGCCCCGGCCATCGGGGCGGCCCCGGTGACCGCCTGCGTCTCCCGCGCGATGATGTCCTGCAGCGGCACGCCCTCGGCGTTGCTGAGGATGACACCGGTCCAGCCGGTCTGGGGATAGACGCTCCAGTTGGCGCCCACCCCCGGGTTGCCACCGGACCGCTGGTACACCCACTGGCCGTCGACGATGTCCATGACGATGCCGTACGCCCCGAAGGTCACCGGGCCCAGTGGTGTCCGGGCCGCGAGGAGGACGTCGGTCCACGGCCGGTTCAACAGCTTGCCGCCGGTCAGCGCACCCGCGAACCGGGCCAGATCGCGCGCCGAGGCGAAGCCGCCGTCACCCGGCGCGTCGATGAAGACCCGGCCCGGGTTGACGCCGAGCGCGTACGGGCTCGGGCTGCCCTGGTCGAGATGGCGTACCGCGTCCACCGTCGCGCCGCCGGTCACCGTCATGTACGGGTGCGCGAGCCGCGGGTCGGTGAGCCACTGCGCCGTGGTGTAGAACCCGGCACCGGTCATCCCGCAGCGGCGGAAGATGTTCTCCTCGACGTGGTCCCAGTACGTCTTGCCGGTCACCGCCTGCACGATCAGCGCGGGAAGCAGGGCGTCGGGCTCCGCGTGCACGGTGGACGGCGCGCCCGGGATCCCCCGCAACCTCGCCTGCCGGGCGCGGCGCTCGTAGTAGTCGTGCACCTCCCGCCGGCTGCGGAAGACCCGGTCGCGGTCCTGGGCGCCGAGGTACAGGCCGGAGGTCCCGGTGAGCAGGTGGTGGATGGTCACCCGCTCGGCGACGTCCTTGGGGAAGCCGGTCAGGTGCCGGCCCACCGGGTCCGTCAGGTGCAGCCGGCCCTGCTGCGCCAGTTGCAGCACGGCCACCGCGCTGAACGGCTTGCCCGCCGAGCTGAGGTTGAACGCGGTGGCCTCGCTGTTCGGGATCTCGCGCTCCCGGTCGGCCAGGCCGTAAGCACGGGAGAGCACCGTGCGGCCCCGGTGTGCGAGCAGCACCACGCCGGAGAACTTGCCCTGGGCGGCCAGCCCCGCCAGGTACCTGTCGTACGCCCCGCCGGGCAGGGTGGCCGGCGGGATCCGGTCCGGATCCGGCGAGGCGCCCGGCGCCCGCGCGACCCGTTCCCGGGTACCGGCGAACGAGGTGCCGGCCAGCGAGACACCGGCCGAGGCCACCCCGGCCGCGGCCAGTCCACCCCAGCGGAGCAGTCGCCTCCTGTCGACGCCACGCACCGAGTTCGAGTCCATGATGGGGTCCTCTCCCGTAGACGGATGTCGGCGCGGGACGGTCACGCGCCGTGATTCGTGCTTCCGGTGCGCTAACGATCAAGCGACATGCGCGACGTCGATCGGTCACCCGGGTGGGGGTGACGGTGTCCGGCG
This window of the Actinoplanes oblitus genome carries:
- a CDS encoding UDP-N-acetylmuramoyl-tripeptide--D-alanyl-D-alanine ligase — translated: MIPLSLEEIATVVAGTVVGDPAVTVTAPAVLDGREAQPGGLFVAFDGERVDGHDFAGQAGRAGAVAVLGSRPTELPTVVVPDAQAAVQALAQHVLGRLRDGLTVIGVTGSQGKTSTKDQLGAVLASSAPTIATIANRNNELGVPLTILRAGRDTRFLVIEMGARHVDDIAKLTSRYPLDVAVVTSVGKAHLGEFGSREAIAKAKGELVQGLVPGGTAVLNADDRRVAAMRSLTDGPVVTFGYGDADVQIRDLTLDRLGRPSFTLHTGAGSASFTLPFVGAHQAINAAAATAAALATGVTPDASAAALATASLSKWRMERHDLTGGVTLLNDSYNASPDSTRAALDALLAVQGGRRIAVLGEMLELGQASEAEHRAVGEYAAARADMVIAVGEAVRPLAAGAGERAVALADNDAAIGWLRDHLAAGDVVLVKASRGARLDQVAAALV
- a CDS encoding phytanoyl-CoA dioxygenase family protein, which produces MTTPIPTRLDPGTAMTDEQRAAFERDGFLVVPGVLSDDEVAHYAAAVDRVYEEHAAAGKLAADRSLHKLNAVESCHELAPLLDHPKVFGLVWSMLGWNVHMYHSHLDVHPPLTEKKPFRFEWHQDGGRQNREIETDPRPRLSVKLAYWLSDVSETGRGNFQVVPGSHLTNWIAGPPRRDVEWPNPDGAIEVTANPGDAVFFDRRIWHARSNNYSEITRKGVFFGYTYRWVRSREAMSADLPGLTPVQRQLLGLADGDGDHAWGHYPDQVPLHGLLKENGLLDPDYPPLKP
- a CDS encoding serine hydrolase domain-containing protein; translated protein: MDSNSVRGVDRRRLLRWGGLAAAGVASAGVSLAGTSFAGTRERVARAPGASPDPDRIPPATLPGGAYDRYLAGLAAQGKFSGVVLLAHRGRTVLSRAYGLADREREIPNSEATAFNLSSAGKPFSAVAVLQLAQQGRLHLTDPVGRHLTGFPKDVAERVTIHHLLTGTSGLYLGAQDRDRVFRSRREVHDYYERRARQARLRGIPGAPSTVHAEPDALLPALIVQAVTGKTYWDHVEENIFRRCGMTGAGFYTTAQWLTDPRLAHPYMTVTGGATVDAVRHLDQGSPSPYALGVNPGRVFIDAPGDGGFASARDLARFAGALTGGKLLNRPWTDVLLAARTPLGPVTFGAYGIVMDIVDGQWVYQRSGGNPGVGANWSVYPQTGWTGVILSNAEGVPLQDIIARETQAVTGAAPMAGAGG